In Oryza sativa Japonica Group chromosome 11, ASM3414082v1, the following are encoded in one genomic region:
- the LOC4349568 gene encoding probable protein phosphatase 2C 73 gives MGICCSKGKEELEEEGFPWKHDAFFHDQLWSAGVSMHTKQGWKGANQDAMTTCQDFAGHKGQIFCGVFDGHGPLGREVARHVRDVLPVKLSSSLALKTEQDPSSNTDKETLEKSDCTSLSDTSNEKQLLSTWKNIFVKTFEDVDEDLRQHSGIDCICSGTTAVTVVRQGDHLIIANLGDSRAVLCTRDSKDRPISVQLTTDLKPNLPSEAERILNSKGRVFAMDDEPDVPRMWLPDQDAPGLAMARAFGDFCLKSHGLICTPEVYYRKLSAKDDFLVLATDGIWDVLSNKEVIKIVSSATDHSKAAKQLVERAVRTWRRKFPTSMVDDCAVVCLFLKPSPSSSESTPGDAKPPQAVSFTGSFRKVLGGGGGEAEEGTNVWRALEGVARVNSVVRLPRMGAVLSWRRRSTSLEEDDEARID, from the exons GGGATATGCTGCagcaaggggaaggaggagcttGAGGAGGAGGGATTTCCATGGAAGCACGACGCCTTCTTCCACGACCAGCTTTGGAGCGCTGGCGTCTCCATGCACACCAAGCAAGGCTGGAAGGGCGCCAACCAGGACGCCATGACTACCTGCCAG GACTTTGCGGGGCACAAGGGCCAGATATTTTGTGGAGTTTTTGATGGGCATGGCCCTCTCGGAAGGGAAGTTGCTCGCCATGTCCGCGACGTCCTTCCAGTGAAACTATCCTCCTCTTTGGCACTGAAGACTGAACAAGATCCATCCAGCAACACAGATAAGGAAACCTTGGAAAAGTCAGATTGCACCTCATTGAGCGATACAAGCAATGAGAAGCAATTGTTATCCACCTGGAAGAACATATTTGTCAAGACATTTGAGGATGTTGATGAGGATCTGAGGCAACATTCTGGAATTGACTGCATTTGTAGTGGCACAACTGCTGTCACTGTCGTTAGGCAG GGTGATCACCTGATCATTGCAAATTTGGGCGATTCACGTGCGGTTCTTTGCACCCGAGACAGCAAGGACCGCCCAATTTCAGTCCAACTAACCACTGACCTGAAACCAAATCTTCCAA GCGAAGCTGAGAGAATCCTGAATTCCAAGGGGCGGGTTTTCGCCATGGACGATGAGCCGGACGTGCCTAGGATGTGGCTACCAGACCAAGACGCGCCGGGCCTCGCCATGGCAAGGGCATTTGGAGATTTCTGCTTGAAGAGTCATGGACTAATCTGTACACCAGAAGTCTACTACAGGAAGCTATCTGCAAAAGATGACTTCTTGGTACTTGCTACTGACGGG ATATGGGACGTGCTGTCGAACAAGGAGGTGATCAAGATCGTATCGTCGGCTACTGACCATTCCAAGGCCGCCAAGCAGCTCGTCGAGCGGGCGGTGCGCACGTGGCGGCGCAAGTTCCCGACGTCGATGGTCGACGACTGCGCCGTGGTGTGCCTCTTCTTGAAGCcttcaccgtcgtcgtcggagaGCACCCCCGGGGACGCGAAACCTCCTCAGGCCGTGTCGTTCACGGGCAGCTTCCGAAAGGtcctgggcggcggcggcggcgaggcggaggaggggacgaATGTATGGAGAGCTCTGGAGGGGGTGGCTCGGGTGAACTCGGTGGTGAGGCTGCCGCGGATGGGCGCCGTGctgagctggcggcggcggtcgacgtcgctggaggaagacgacgaggcgaggattgattga